The Clarias gariepinus isolate MV-2021 ecotype Netherlands chromosome 4, CGAR_prim_01v2, whole genome shotgun sequence genome window below encodes:
- the LOC128520337 gene encoding protein APCDD1-like: MFSCFTTSTTSVHLLLLLLTAGWCEKLPRKMVKSTPIQVDKSYGKLYKYNQCHDMLRHLQYGEQISVHMPPDIAGHWVSESCEVRPGPEFLTRSYHFFPNHTFQALQFYYRDNHCTKPGYTLLIEGSLHPLQSSWLVRGGTESDYQLSRVLLMIHSLPVAKDLQVKLEKSCELTAHLEPQLSYELWVEGSDRDCTHGLDFSMQELQLLRMERRFEPSAPERQAEELFVGDVHTERTQRRNHRPTGYQPPLQNVKTYDNSCVTCQIISVAEFYHPPVLPSQTDRPLHLFGNWVSKRCEVRPGTLFLTRHFVFHKESNIWEGHYYHYSDPICRHPTFSISAKGHYTPGIASTTVMGGTEYTFTVTQMKVTPMDVATTSLLNIFSGNECGNQGSWKLGVQQDVTPTSGCAALGIHLPHTEYELFYMGRDSAGYRLLFNGQRPTNGSSPDQPHKRATSYQPPLIHCSTSQKGIGKEGDHHFRLGNGCSTQSQYLLYTFILVLLFFSTI; encoded by the exons ATGTTTTCTTGCTTCACGACTAGCACGACCAGCGTccacctcctccttctcctcctgaCTGCTG GTTGGTGTGAGAAGTTGCCTCGTAAAATGGTGAAGTCCACACCAATACAGGTGGACAAGAGCTATGGGAAGCTCTACAAATACAATCAGTGTCACGACATGCTTAGACACCTTCAATATGGGGAGCAGATCAGTGTGCACATGCCTCCTGATATTGCTGGACACTGGGTGTCTGAAAG ctgtgagGTGAGACCTGGACCTGAATTCCTGACTCGATCCTACCACTTCTTTCCGAACCACACCTTCCAGGCCCTTCAGTTCTATTATAGGGACAACCACTGCACAAAGCCAGGCTACACTCTCCTCATCGAAGGCAGCCTGCACCCCCTTCAGTCATCCTGGCTCGTCCGTGGAGGCACAGAGTCGGACTACCAACTGAGTCGAGTGCTTCTGATGATCCACAGCCTGCCAGTAGCCAAAGATCTGCAGGTGAAACTGGAGAAGTCCTGCGAACTGACAGCGCATCTGGAGCCACAGCTCAGCTACGAGCTGTGGGTAGAGGGCTCTGATCGTGACTGCACCCACGGCTTAGACTTCAGCATGCAGGAGCTGCAGCTGCTACGCATGGAGAGGCGCTTTGAGCCCAGCGCGCCTGAGAGACAAGCGGAGGAGTTGTTTGTGGGGGACGTGCACACAGAGCGCACTCAGAGGCGAAACCACAGGCCCACAGGCTACCAGCCCCCCTTGCAGAATGTCAAG ACTTATGATAATAGCTGTGTTACGTGTCAGATCATCTCTGTGGCAGAGTTTTATCATCCACCAGTTCTGCCATCTCAGACTGATCGCCCCCTGCATCTCTTCGGTAACTGGGTCAGTAAGCGCTGTGAAGTCCGCCCAGGGACGCTCTTCCTCACCCGTCATTTTGTCTTCCACAAGGAGAGCAACATTTGGGAGGGCCACTATTACCACTACTCCGACCCAATCTGCAGGCATCCCACATTCAGCATCTCCGCCAAAGGACACTACACCCCAGGCATTGCCTCCACTACAGTCATGGGAGGCACCGAATACACTTTCACAG TGACACAGATGAAGGTCACGCCCATGGATGTGGCCACTACATCTCTCCTGAACATCTTCAGTGGGAATGAATGTGGAAATCAGGGCTCCTGGAAGCTGGGGGTCCAACAGGATGTGACTCCAACATCAGGGTGTGCAGCCCTGGGGATCCATCTGCCTCACACTGAATACGAGCTCTTCTACATGGGACGAGATTCAGCTGGATATCGCCTCCTATTTAATGGACAGAGACCCACAAACGGCTCAAGCCCTGACCAGCCTCACAAGCGCGCCACATCTTACCAACCGCCGCTGATCCACTGCAGCACCAGTCAGAAAGGCATTGGAAAGGAAGGAGATCATCACTTCAGGCTTGGGAATGGATGCAGCACACAGTCCCAGTACCTGCTATATACCTttattttggtcttgcttttcttttcAACCATTTAA